In Bythopirellula goksoeyrii, a single window of DNA contains:
- a CDS encoding protein phosphatase 2C domain-containing protein, translating into MSSPSSKLERSIGGLRCTAVSDVGMRRSSNQDSMAVSLAEGSRQWQSHGHLFMVADGMGAHAAGELASKLATDTVPHSYHKRSEVSPSEAIVEAVREANSVIYNKGSNSVDFQGMGTTCSCLLVLPQGALAAHVGDSRVYRLRGNCFEQLTFDHSLVWEMAAAGHASEDEIPAYVPKNVITRSLGPHPTVSVDVEGPFSVQTGDRFLLCSDGLTGPLKPELIGAVIGCLPLSDAAQTLIDLANLLGGPDNITTIVVEIAESDKLGLAAPPEESELPPRRSMRRKSVHPFSWMAMILSAVLAGALMATHQFGGAFLALAAFLVAAIVAWTQRSTDPGACNTGAILGLHGKAPYRRHDCQPGPASIGTLGDIVRQLEDLEGQNNWEVDWPTIHRDRNTAHEAITQGNYQEAVIAYCSAVRRLMQALRNSKHPGTSDSTVDLC; encoded by the coding sequence ATGAGTAGCCCCTCCAGCAAGTTGGAACGCTCCATCGGGGGGCTGCGCTGTACTGCGGTTAGCGATGTGGGTATGCGCCGGTCGAGCAATCAGGATTCAATGGCGGTGTCCCTTGCAGAGGGGAGTCGCCAGTGGCAATCACATGGGCACTTGTTCATGGTGGCTGATGGGATGGGAGCTCATGCCGCGGGGGAACTCGCCAGCAAGCTCGCGACCGATACCGTGCCCCACAGCTATCACAAGCGATCGGAAGTTTCGCCGAGTGAGGCCATTGTAGAGGCGGTCCGAGAAGCCAACAGTGTGATCTACAATAAAGGTTCCAACAGCGTCGACTTCCAAGGGATGGGGACAACCTGCAGTTGCTTGTTGGTCTTGCCTCAGGGTGCTTTGGCAGCTCATGTGGGAGATAGTCGAGTTTATCGGCTCAGAGGGAATTGTTTTGAGCAGCTGACTTTCGATCATAGCTTGGTCTGGGAGATGGCCGCCGCTGGACATGCTAGCGAAGACGAGATTCCTGCGTATGTCCCCAAAAATGTAATTACGCGATCGTTAGGTCCGCACCCAACGGTGTCGGTGGATGTCGAGGGTCCATTTTCGGTTCAAACAGGTGATCGGTTTCTACTGTGTAGTGATGGGCTTACTGGACCATTGAAACCGGAGCTGATTGGTGCAGTCATTGGCTGCTTGCCACTCTCAGACGCCGCGCAAACGCTTATCGATTTGGCCAATTTGTTGGGTGGGCCTGACAACATCACGACGATCGTCGTTGAGATTGCCGAGTCAGATAAATTGGGGCTTGCTGCTCCGCCTGAAGAATCCGAATTACCGCCTCGTCGATCGATGCGTCGTAAGTCGGTTCACCCTTTTTCTTGGATGGCGATGATTTTGAGCGCTGTCTTGGCAGGGGCTTTGATGGCTACTCATCAATTTGGGGGGGCATTTTTGGCTTTGGCTGCATTCCTTGTTGCTGCGATCGTTGCCTGGACACAACGAAGCACCGATCCGGGTGCCTGCAACACAGGTGCCATATTGGGACTCCATGGTAAGGCTCCCTATCGAAGGCACGATTGCCAGCCAGGTCCTGCCAGCATCGGTACGTTGGGGGACATTGTGCGACAGTTGGAAGATCTCGAAGGCCAAAACAATTGGGAAGTTGACTGGCCGACGATTCATCGTGACCGCAATACAGCCCATGAGGCTATCACACAGGGCAATTATCAAGAGGCGGTGATCGCCTACTGTAGCGCCGTCAGGCGGTTGATGCAAGCGCTCCGCAATTCTAAGCACCCTGGAACAAGTGATTCGACAGTTGACCTGTGTTAA